The following coding sequences lie in one Deinococcus arcticus genomic window:
- a CDS encoding Imm74 family immunity protein produces the protein MAGVNIVQVTRSWISIRVGERSVRFGGEMLLPETGKLGFVIYRDRPSHWNPPDHGIPIAQTDTDAMVHAAQQTLARDGHVLQVE, from the coding sequence ATGGCCGGAGTGAACATCGTGCAAGTCACACGGAGCTGGATCAGCATTCGTGTAGGTGAACGTTCAGTCAGGTTTGGGGGTGAGATGCTCCTCCCCGAGACCGGCAAGCTTGGGTTCGTGATCTACCGGGACAGGCCGTCTCACTGGAACCCACCGGACCATGGGATCCCCATTGCCCAGACCGATACCGATGCGATGGTGCACGCTGCCCAGCAGACCCTTGCGCGTGACGGCCATGTACTTCAGGTCGAATAA